One Vibrio gallaecicus genomic region harbors:
- a CDS encoding energy transducer TonB: protein MIRLLLALPIAAAMGIALFSFMAWMVDNGHHRTQENSETLSFNMVMVESEQEVQRRQRAVPEKPKAPEPPPEAQVSTSKAEVTPINPMSSIPALDLNTSISGLAISAPTFSDFGSNQQAMPLYRVEPRYPAKALKRGAEGYVLMSFTIDETGRPVDIEVTDAKPRRMFERNAIRALKKWKYQPKVIDGKAIAQVGQTVKLEFKLAE, encoded by the coding sequence ATGATTCGTTTGTTGCTAGCATTGCCGATTGCCGCCGCTATGGGAATTGCATTGTTTTCTTTTATGGCATGGATGGTGGACAACGGTCACCATAGAACGCAAGAAAATAGCGAAACATTAAGTTTTAACATGGTAATGGTTGAAAGTGAGCAGGAAGTTCAAAGACGCCAGCGAGCTGTACCAGAAAAGCCTAAAGCACCAGAGCCGCCACCAGAAGCTCAAGTATCTACATCTAAAGCAGAGGTTACGCCAATTAATCCAATGTCTTCAATTCCTGCATTGGATCTAAATACTTCAATTAGTGGATTGGCGATTAGCGCTCCAACATTCTCTGATTTTGGTTCAAACCAACAGGCAATGCCCCTCTATAGAGTGGAACCTAGATACCCTGCAAAAGCTTTAAAACGTGGTGCCGAAGGCTATGTACTGATGTCATTCACAATAGATGAAACTGGTCGCCCTGTGGATATTGAAGTAACAGACGCTAAGCCTCGTAGAATGTTTGAAAGGAATGCAATAAGAGCACTAAAAAAATGGAAATATCAACCTAAGGTCATTGATGGAAAAGCAATAGCTCAGGTTGGCCAAACCGTTAAACTTGAATTTAAGTTGGCAGAATGA
- the fhuB gene encoding Fe(3+)-hydroxamate ABC transporter permease FhuB, with the protein MPLGIAGLFSVIALLVHITVPYSQGLSVLVDVITQYDPSDYQHIIINLTYLPRLAVALICGFALAVAGCVMQFVLRNPIASPTTLGVASGAELGMILSILLLPASIEVSGFIPAFIGGCFATALVFILSAKRGFSPVHMVLAGMVVSLFFGSVNTMLLLLNEEHLTSLFVWGAGSLNQNGWESAQILIPLTVIPTLLLLAIERPLSALQLGDDVASSIGVSVKVLKVISLALAIFVTAAVVSEVGLIGFVGIVAPAIARMLGARKLNQQILVSGLVGSSMLLLADLIIQPFSGAGGEMLPTGAMTALLGAPFLLWLLNKKLLQSDMKARESVISTYCHRTLKQVVIPIVGLFVFLVIVAVFVGKDQTGWTIVESVSILQLRIPRVAVAALAGVGLAIAGTIIQRVSTNPMASPEVLGISSGAALALVIGAYFGITADRFQQMLLGTLGASSVTFFIWWMGRKHNFVATHMLLTGIALSAGLDAFLRIALSSGQDNMRALLTWLSGSTYLVSMTDVYLLGSGILVFIITIALIHKWLDIISLGEVAANSLGVDSTRVRMLLLLLVASITTLATIVIGPLSFVGLLAPHMARSLHQYSAKQQLITASLLGAILMMTADWLGRTFWFPWQFPAGLLASLIGGAYFLYLMRK; encoded by the coding sequence CTGCCTTTAGGCATAGCTGGGCTATTCAGTGTGATAGCCCTACTAGTGCACATTACGGTTCCTTACTCACAAGGTTTATCCGTATTAGTTGATGTTATTACTCAGTATGACCCGTCAGATTATCAACACATCATAATCAATTTAACTTATCTACCACGTTTAGCAGTTGCTTTAATATGCGGTTTTGCACTAGCGGTTGCGGGGTGTGTGATGCAATTTGTTTTACGAAACCCCATTGCGTCGCCAACCACTTTAGGTGTCGCTTCTGGTGCCGAACTAGGAATGATCCTGAGTATTTTATTACTTCCAGCCAGTATTGAAGTCAGTGGTTTTATTCCTGCATTTATCGGCGGTTGTTTTGCTACAGCATTGGTTTTTATCTTATCGGCTAAACGAGGCTTTTCACCAGTTCATATGGTACTTGCGGGCATGGTCGTGAGCTTGTTTTTTGGTTCAGTGAATACCATGTTGCTTTTATTAAATGAAGAGCACCTTACCAGTTTATTTGTTTGGGGAGCAGGCTCGTTAAATCAAAATGGCTGGGAAAGTGCGCAAATCCTAATTCCATTAACTGTTATTCCGACATTACTACTTCTAGCCATTGAAAGACCATTATCTGCATTGCAGCTAGGGGATGACGTTGCCTCTTCTATAGGTGTGAGTGTTAAAGTTCTAAAAGTGATCAGTTTAGCATTGGCTATTTTTGTTACAGCGGCAGTGGTTAGTGAAGTTGGGCTGATCGGTTTTGTCGGTATCGTAGCGCCGGCAATTGCAAGAATGTTAGGGGCTAGGAAGCTCAACCAACAAATTTTGGTTAGTGGGTTGGTTGGCTCATCTATGTTGTTGCTTGCTGACTTAATCATACAGCCATTTTCAGGAGCGGGTGGCGAAATGCTACCAACAGGCGCAATGACTGCCTTACTTGGAGCGCCTTTCCTTTTATGGCTGCTCAATAAGAAACTGTTGCAGTCAGATATGAAAGCACGCGAGTCAGTGATCAGCACTTATTGTCACCGAACATTAAAGCAAGTTGTTATCCCTATTGTGGGGCTCTTTGTGTTTCTTGTGATTGTTGCTGTCTTTGTTGGAAAAGATCAAACTGGCTGGACGATAGTTGAATCGGTTTCAATCTTACAACTTAGAATACCAAGAGTTGCTGTTGCTGCATTAGCTGGTGTTGGCTTAGCTATTGCTGGAACAATAATCCAACGAGTATCAACAAATCCTATGGCTAGCCCTGAAGTTCTAGGGATAAGCTCAGGTGCAGCACTTGCATTAGTTATAGGAGCTTATTTCGGGATAACGGCTGATCGATTCCAGCAAATGCTGCTGGGTACTTTAGGCGCATCATCGGTTACTTTTTTTATTTGGTGGATGGGCAGAAAGCATAACTTTGTAGCGACACATATGCTACTGACTGGCATCGCACTAAGTGCGGGGCTTGATGCCTTTCTGAGGATTGCTTTGTCATCTGGTCAAGATAATATGAGAGCCTTGCTCACATGGTTATCTGGCTCAACTTATCTCGTTTCAATGACAGATGTTTATTTATTAGGATCAGGGATATTAGTTTTCATTATTACCATAGCCTTAATTCACAAATGGTTAGACATCATTAGCTTAGGTGAGGTGGCGGCAAATAGCCTTGGAGTAGATTCAACAAGAGTAAGAATGCTATTGCTGCTTTTGGTGGCAAGTATCACGACTTTAGCAACAATAGTAATTGGACCTTTAAGTTTTGTAGGTTTGCTTGCTCCCCATATGGCTCGGTCATTACACCAATACAGCGCAAAGCAGCAATTGATTACCGCCAGCTTACTGGGTGCAATCTTAATGATGACCGCGGATTGGTTAGGGCGAACATTTTGGTTTCCTTGGCAATTTCCAGCAGGGCTATTAGCTTCATTGATTGGAGGAGCATACTTCTTATATCTCATGAGAAAGTAA
- a CDS encoding ABC transporter ATP-binding protein has product MYQLVNASFQVDGKKILKPTSLVFKSGKVTTLLGHNGCGKSTLMKLLSRQNKAYSGTVLLNEKEVGSLSSQDFALNVAYLPQHPPVTDGVTVRELVCFGRYPWKGVFGRYSKNDYQIVDDAINKVGLTEFSQRFVATLSGGERQRAWVAMLLAQQSTCILLDEPTSALDVAHQHELLSLIRELNQSLGLTVIMVLHDINMAAKFSDELIALHSGQVIASGSPSELMTTDNLKKIYGMDLSLFTDPISGKTISYIA; this is encoded by the coding sequence ATGTACCAATTAGTTAACGCGTCGTTTCAAGTCGATGGAAAGAAGATTCTTAAACCTACCTCTTTGGTGTTTAAATCCGGAAAAGTTACCACGTTACTTGGTCACAATGGTTGTGGAAAGTCGACATTAATGAAGTTACTCAGTCGTCAAAATAAAGCTTACTCTGGAACCGTTCTATTAAACGAAAAAGAAGTAGGGAGCCTGAGTAGTCAAGATTTCGCACTTAATGTTGCCTATTTACCTCAGCACCCCCCAGTGACAGATGGTGTGACTGTCCGTGAACTTGTTTGTTTTGGTCGCTACCCATGGAAAGGGGTATTTGGTCGTTATAGTAAAAATGATTATCAAATTGTCGATGACGCCATTAATAAAGTGGGCTTAACTGAGTTTTCCCAGCGATTCGTAGCCACACTTTCTGGTGGGGAACGCCAACGTGCCTGGGTAGCAATGTTGTTAGCCCAGCAAAGCACATGCATTCTTTTAGATGAACCGACATCAGCCTTAGATGTTGCGCATCAGCATGAGCTTTTATCTTTGATTAGAGAGTTAAACCAATCTTTGGGATTAACCGTAATTATGGTTCTACATGACATCAATATGGCTGCCAAGTTTAGTGATGAACTCATTGCTCTCCACTCTGGTCAAGTCATCGCTTCTGGTTCTCCTTCTGAATTAATGACAACCGATAACCTAAAGAAAATTTACGGGATGGATTTATCCCTTTTTACTGACCCCATCTCTGGAAAAACAATCAGCTATATTGCCTAA
- a CDS encoding siderophore ferric iron reductase, with the protein MSETFSFDTLFQYSQTVTPFLEGRLKSIELTCENSDSPLEAINSQTNDQPTSIYSSPSITYGLPCSADIKVLYDSIATVSPEAKQAYWLTRTWGLLCWQPIYLSFISIYACHGLPKIKDMSQDLREQFIAGYQFNDDGVRINEQNTLIEIAATELHLLFDFYREEIGEWARIRPGFTNHLFADAILGCIVQFQQFQPEIPNSYFLEQAKIWIIAAGLPLKSLEGLSVNPETSKLHLVRTSCCLVYKCTGRKLCSDCPKLPENREMKVTLKAS; encoded by the coding sequence ATGAGTGAAACTTTCTCCTTTGATACTCTTTTCCAATATTCACAAACCGTCACTCCATTTCTGGAAGGTCGTTTAAAATCGATTGAATTGACTTGTGAAAACTCTGATAGCCCACTTGAAGCCATCAACAGCCAAACTAATGACCAGCCAACCTCAATATATTCGTCGCCCAGCATCACTTATGGTTTGCCTTGCAGTGCTGATATCAAAGTGCTTTATGACTCAATAGCAACAGTATCTCCTGAGGCTAAACAAGCTTATTGGTTAACTCGCACTTGGGGATTGCTTTGTTGGCAACCGATATACCTTTCTTTTATATCAATTTATGCTTGTCATGGTTTGCCAAAGATTAAAGATATGTCTCAAGACCTTCGTGAGCAGTTTATCGCGGGTTATCAATTTAATGATGACGGCGTCAGGATCAATGAACAAAACACACTCATTGAGATAGCGGCGACTGAGCTACATTTATTGTTTGATTTTTACAGAGAAGAAATCGGCGAGTGGGCTCGAATTCGCCCAGGTTTCACAAACCACCTTTTTGCAGATGCGATCTTGGGGTGCATTGTTCAATTTCAACAATTTCAGCCTGAAATTCCAAACTCTTATTTCTTAGAGCAGGCTAAAATTTGGATTATTGCTGCTGGTTTACCATTGAAGTCATTAGAAGGGCTAAGCGTTAATCCAGAGACAAGTAAGCTTCACTTAGTTAGAACGAGTTGTTGTTTAGTATATAAGTGCACAGGTCGAAAACTATGTTCTGATTGCCCTAAATTACCTGAAAATAGAGAGATGAAAGTAACGTTGAAAGCATCTTAA
- a CDS encoding tetratricopeptide repeat protein: MMKKIWIFISLLLLPSLFPLKALQAKELSQYTAIRVQKASQFAQDEKLKEAIETLSAMELSKKYDKAFVARMLGVYHWHNSDTKSAIKELTYAVDSGLLLDEQAWITQRMLADVLLNEQRFKTALPHYYALVQYAPETEKMDLLWMRIAQAEYQIGNWSNVLKAISKHDKLKPEPDLAPLSLKLGSQLQLKQWKQAIPTLESLIVLQPEKTNWWRQLVGLQLRLNQNRAALNTLALADLQGVELSDSDRRLTAQLYAKRGIPERAAQELSKLSNAHTDVQLLAEQATYWQLAREWDTSIKVWGMASKYNDKYHWNVAQLMVQQGYYQEALVELDKVKQKEKQADVALAKVRSWYKLKELENALIHAKRAEGIEASTEAKGWIKYLTQLRRIDTSS; encoded by the coding sequence ATGATGAAAAAAATATGGATATTTATCAGCTTATTGCTATTGCCTTCGCTATTTCCATTGAAGGCTTTGCAAGCTAAAGAGTTGAGTCAGTACACCGCAATTCGTGTTCAAAAAGCAAGTCAATTTGCTCAAGACGAAAAACTCAAAGAGGCTATAGAAACACTATCAGCCATGGAGCTTTCTAAAAAATACGATAAAGCTTTTGTTGCTCGCATGTTGGGTGTTTATCATTGGCACAATAGTGATACTAAATCTGCAATCAAAGAGCTGACTTATGCCGTTGATAGTGGCTTGCTTCTTGATGAACAAGCATGGATTACTCAAAGAATGCTTGCCGATGTATTACTGAATGAGCAGCGCTTCAAAACGGCGCTTCCTCATTACTACGCATTAGTTCAATACGCGCCTGAAACTGAGAAGATGGATTTACTGTGGATGCGTATAGCACAAGCGGAATACCAAATCGGTAACTGGAGTAATGTATTAAAAGCAATCAGCAAACACGACAAGTTGAAACCAGAACCTGATTTAGCTCCGTTATCTTTAAAGTTAGGTTCGCAACTGCAACTTAAACAGTGGAAACAGGCTATTCCGACTCTAGAATCCTTGATTGTTTTACAGCCGGAAAAAACGAACTGGTGGAGACAGCTTGTAGGTTTACAGCTTAGGCTAAATCAAAATCGTGCAGCGCTAAATACTTTAGCCTTAGCTGATTTACAAGGCGTTGAATTGTCTGACTCTGACCGTCGTTTAACTGCTCAATTATATGCTAAACGCGGAATACCTGAACGCGCGGCCCAAGAGTTGAGCAAACTTAGTAATGCTCATACAGATGTCCAGCTTCTTGCCGAGCAAGCAACTTATTGGCAACTTGCTAGAGAGTGGGATACGTCGATCAAAGTGTGGGGAATGGCCTCTAAATACAATGATAAGTATCATTGGAATGTTGCTCAGCTGATGGTGCAGCAGGGCTACTATCAAGAAGCTCTTGTTGAACTCGATAAAGTTAAGCAAAAAGAAAAACAAGCGGATGTCGCACTGGCCAAAGTTCGTTCGTGGTACAAACTCAAAGAATTAGAGAATGCTTTAATTCATGCCAAAAGAGCTGAAGGCATTGAAGCCTCAACTGAAGCTAAAGGGTGGATAAAATACTTAACTCAATTGAGACGTATTGATACCAGCAGTTAA
- a CDS encoding ABC transporter substrate-binding protein, whose translation MKILVAYIACFFSFTAFAKEVSHELGSANFEYTPVRVVTLDWALTETVLSLGIEPIGVADIKGYNSWVAEPEVGDAAIDVGSRREPNFESLLKLNPDVILISKQMSAAYPQLNSIAPTLAYSIYNSNKSPFDSAVSITRDLGDLLDKSTQAERIISDTQNKLLTNGQKIKDQSANSTQPLLFVRFVDEKTVRIHSDGSLANDTIEKMGLTNSWHEPTNLWGFTTAGIEKVAEHQKTNLMIFGPLKEVERKQLLQSPLWQAMEFTRNDSVYELPAIWTFGGLIASQRFSDQITSQLTNQSNK comes from the coding sequence GTGAAAATATTGGTTGCTTATATAGCGTGTTTCTTTAGTTTTACGGCTTTTGCAAAAGAAGTCAGTCATGAGCTTGGGTCAGCAAATTTTGAATACACCCCAGTACGAGTAGTTACATTAGACTGGGCGTTAACAGAGACAGTTTTGAGCTTAGGTATTGAGCCTATTGGTGTCGCAGACATTAAAGGGTACAACTCTTGGGTAGCAGAGCCTGAAGTAGGGGACGCTGCCATAGATGTTGGTTCAAGAAGAGAACCTAATTTTGAATCATTATTAAAGTTGAATCCTGATGTGATTTTAATAAGTAAACAAATGTCGGCGGCTTACCCGCAGCTTAATTCAATTGCACCCACATTAGCTTATTCAATTTATAATAGTAATAAATCTCCCTTTGATTCAGCCGTCAGTATTACGCGCGATCTTGGTGATTTACTGGATAAATCTACTCAAGCAGAACGAATTATAAGTGATACCCAAAATAAGCTATTAACTAATGGTCAGAAAATTAAAGATCAATCAGCTAATAGTACTCAGCCATTATTGTTTGTTCGATTCGTTGATGAGAAAACGGTTCGAATTCATAGTGACGGTTCGCTGGCAAACGACACTATTGAAAAAATGGGTTTAACCAACTCTTGGCATGAACCAACCAATCTTTGGGGCTTTACAACCGCAGGAATTGAGAAGGTTGCTGAGCATCAAAAAACCAACTTGATGATATTTGGTCCATTGAAAGAAGTAGAAAGAAAGCAGTTATTGCAGTCTCCTTTATGGCAAGCAATGGAATTCACTCGAAATGACTCAGTTTATGAATTACCTGCTATCTGGACTTTTGGTGGGCTTATCGCCTCTCAAAGGTTTAGTGACCAAATAACTAGTCAATTAACTAATCAATCAAACAAATGA